The Nomia melanderi isolate GNS246 chromosome 4, iyNomMela1, whole genome shotgun sequence genome segment aaattagttattagttatagtattatatattttttagaatattatacaTGTCTGCAAAAGACAACACATTGCCTATGTGATAACAACGAGTAAGCTTATTTTTGAAAAGCAAATATGTTAtctgataaaactatttaataatttacctcAACTAATGTTATCTGcatattaattacattgtatAGTAATTTGCTTTTtcaattataagttttatatttataataaattcattaaatcaaatttctttaacagagatgatataaatataatttttaaaggtAATTGGCCTTGTTCAACGCTTCCTAAAATATGATTCATTTTTCctaatattctattttgtagtaaacattttatattattattaatacatgtatacatttaagtatttaaattgaaaaaaactaTGTACacttattcaatgaaaataaaagtaatgctTTAAAAGagtattcttatttattaatgaaatacgtTAATTTGTTGTTCATTGAAGATATAATTATTTCGTTCAAAAATTGATTACTTGAGAAAGTAATTATATATGCATTACGAATTTGTGTTTATTTCAGAGAAGGTGTGTGGACAGCAAGTTTTATAAACACGAACATTTTCCAGGTAATTAGTATTAAATGCGACcccaaaaaaaatgttttcaaacaaattttggaaatatcaaaatgatcaatatttcaaaactcGATCAGCGACGTTCTGCCAAATTATTTTACGAGTTCAAATATTGTTTTGACGTCAGCATAAAGTACAaaggataattataattataaaataatcgtATAATAAAAAGGGTAAAATATTTGGTTTAATTaccttttttatttgtttattatctaATTTAACACCTAATCTTACTTATTTGTCTACTGTGaataaaaaatagataaaataaaattaaacgtaaAGCATACTATATACTTGAAGCTTCCACGTATACTATAATAAGAAGCGGCAAGATTGAAACAGAgacttaaaaaaattaatgtttaaatatgcCATATTCTGagagttatattaaaaataaattaatcgaagGATTGAACGCTTCACACGTGGtacgtattttataatttttattatgtatgcATACATATCTTACGCATTTTTTACATTGCATTTATTCTAACCTGGAATTCTCTATCATAAACGTAGGTTGCTAAAAGTTGATTTTAAAACACATTTATTAATTGCTATCAAGAGTATATTTGGATATAAATTACTTGGAAAGATTATCGACACATATTGTTTAAAATGCAAGGGAATAAACAGATTATGTTAATTTCCCTATTTGCACTCCTCTTAAGATGGTGTGTTACGTACCATTCATATAGTGGTGAAGGAAAACCTCCACTGTTTGGAGATTATGAAGCTCAACGACATTGGCAAGagataacatttaatttacctGTTGAAAATTGGTATATTAATACTACGGACAATGATTTACAATATTGGGGATTAGACTATCCTCCCTTAACGGCttatcatagttttatattgggcTATGTTGCCGAtaagattaatttttcatatatttcattatacgaATCAAGAGGGTTTTCTTCTGAaagtcataaatattttatgagacTTAGTGTTTTATTAGCagatattttagtttatttaccagcaataatttatttcgcaTGTACTAATCAAATATCAAAcgcagaaacaaaagaaactaaTATATTTGGTTTTGATAGAAAGGATATTGTTATTCTAATAATGCTAATTTATCCAGGCTTAATATTAATAGATCATGGTCACTttcaatataattgtatatcGTTAGGACTATTTATTGGTGCCGTTGCAACCATGCttcgaaattcatttatttttggatcatttttatttgtagctgctctaaattataaacaaatggaACTTTATCATGCATTAccaatatttttgtacattctCGGCAAACATTTATCTctaagaaaagaattttcattatcCAATATAGGAATGCTATTGTGCATATCATTTATagtaatttttacatttattattatgtgGTTACCTTATATAAAGAATTTAGAAACTTTCGCTTCTGTTATGATCCGATTATTTCCAGTTGCCAGAGGTATATTTGAAGATAAAGTAGCCAATGTTTGGTGTGCAAtcaatattctttataaattacGTAATACCtttacaaatatacaattaGCTAAAATTTGTTTGGTAATAACAACAGTTGCAATTCTACCaagttgtataaatatatatctacatccagaaaaagagaaattcaTCATTTCCCTTATCAATTGCGCACtatcatttttccttttttcatttcaaGTTCATGAAAAGTCAATTTTGCTCGTTGCAATTccagttttattacattttcaaaatgatccatttccATGTTTTTGGTTTCTAATTATTTCACATTTCAGCATGTTACCTTTATTTATGAAAGACAATTTATATTCAGCTTATTGGATAACTTTAATCTTTTTTATCCTTATTACACTTTGGGTATATCCTGATATACTTAATTATAACAAACTATTGGCTAATAAAACTCCAAAACCAAATGTACAGAAACGGATTAAAACAAAACtattaagaaacaataaaagTAAATCAGTTTTCACAAGAATGAAAAAGGATGTAATATATtactacaaaaataattttattattgtattaaagtaTGATCTTTTGCTAAATATGTTATTCTACAGTTCAATTATAGGAATAATAATGTTATCTATTGTTAGTGGTTTTCTGGAACCTCCAAAAAAATATCCAGATCTATTTCCATTATTAGTTTCTGTATATTCTTGTGgacattttattgtattctatgtatatttcaattataaacaattatgtgtataaaaaaatatataaatctgaaataaatcaattgaataaCTTATTTGCGTTAGTAccatatttctttattaaggaaaaaaaGGTTACaagaaagaattatttgaatacagtcctatttatatattagatctatttattttattacaataacaCAGATAATATCAATAGTATTTATCTACACTAACATTTGCTAGATTATTCTACCTTTTTGTAAATTACATAATCTTCTATATGGATCTGAACTTTGCTCTGTTACTGAATATTACTTTGCTAAATTACCATAACAGTAACATTACTTATACACATTCAGTGCATGTCAGTAGGAAAATAAATGCTGTCTTGGAAATACCTTTAGCGATTAAGGAACAAACATTAACAttatgtttcaataaaatataagttttcttttaaactaaagaaagtaattttattgtAGTTTGTGAAATAGCATTAGATATATTAAATGACTTTTACTGTGCTCTAATTGTTACAGGAAGTGATAGATCAGTCTGATGGTTGTGGTGCCAAATTTTCTGTAGTAGTTGTTTCTGATGCATTTGAAGGCAAACCATTACTTCAACGTCACAGGTATTACATTTCTGTATATTTCATGGGTTAAAATAGGATTCTACATTTGAtacttcatataaatatttcttatttgtaatTCAGGTTGGTAAATGCATTGTTAGAAGAGGAACTTAAAACAATTCATGCATTTTCTCAAAAAACATTAACTCCAGAACAGTGGGAGAAACAGAAAAGTTAATTCCTTGTGGTTTATatgtattaaaacatttttttcttaacaactaattatactatatgaaaacagGTAAAAATTTATACCATCTTACATAAAACTTATGTTAATGTACTAccacattaattttcaaaacaattttttctttattagcAGTGAAATAGAACTCTTGAAAATAACCAAATATGATTCAGTTCAAAGTTTCTGCGCCTGGAAAAGTTATTCTTTATGGAGAACATGCTGTAGTATATGGAAGAACTGCTATTGCAGCGAGTTTAGGTTTACGTACAATTGCAGATTTTTCTGAATTGCCAGAAATAGAACAACtgattaaaatatgttttcctaaagtaaatttatttataaacgtaCCTTTGCAACAAGTACAAGATTTTCTGTTgactaacaaaaatttaaagTGCACGGaaaattatgaagaattttataataaaataaaagagtttGTTGGTGCCATTGGATATTTTCatgtaaaacaaaaattaagctTGGAAGTTCTATTTTATCTTCTTATTTACattatacaaaacaatgaaCTTAATATAAAAGCATTTCAAATTCAGTTAAACACAGAATTGTCAATTAGTTCTGGTTTAGGTAGTTCTGCTTCATTCGCAGTTTGTATTGCTGCTTGTTTTTTGCATTGGTCACacctacaaaaaaatatttctaaaacattTGATATTTCTGATTTAgagattatttcaaaatatgctCTAAGCAGTGAAAGAATTATGCATGGTACTCCATCTGGAATAGATAATTCTATCTGTACATATGGATccattatagaatataaaaaggataattatataaaaactataggcGTTAcacaaattatgaaaattttactgGTGGATACAAGAGTTAGCAGAAGCACAAAAGCATTAGTAGAAAAATTAGCAGAACTAAAATACATGTATCCTGTTATTATCGATTTAATCATGGATTCAATAGATCATATAGCAATTACGGCAATTAAGGTTATACAAAAAATTAACAATCCTGCGAATACCGATAATGAAACACTATTTGAAGGATACAGACAATTAATGGTAagtatgttatttaattttaaaatgttattaccAATTATAAAAAGTGGTTTATGTTTCCAATACCTGTAAATGTATTCAGATCTTCTTATTGAATATCGTTATTCCAGACGCTCATTAACATGAATCAAGGACTATTAACTACGTGTCAGGTATCACATCCATCTTTAGATAGAATTTGTGCAGAAGCACAAAATTATGCTTTAGCAGCAAAACTGACTGGTGCCGGCGGTGGCGGATATgcgtatattttattattaccagACACTCAACCGGAAACAATTGCAAGCATTTCACGAAAATTAATTGCAGATGGATTTCCTGTCACATTAACAACTTTAGGAGGTGCAGGTGtacaaattcataaataataacaagtaaatcaattttatcgtATTTTCAACAGTAATGcttaaaagaatatttgtaccatttttctgttttatgtaaattttattattatgtgaatacaaataaatattatatactacgCCATTATGTTTATGCTGTTTCTTGGTTAATTGCACTAACTAATTATTGTATTCTTATGTTACAATCTTTCAAATTAATACGTTGCCAAGATATGTAAcatgaaaattattgaataataatttatcattttcaacaATTACACAACATTAGATGTATTTTGTTGCATTGGTCGTGAATTTTCTCTTAATCTAAGATGATCTGATTCAGATATTCTATCCTCCCTAAAATTTTCATCTGCGTTATATACAGGATTTGATAAATACAATCCTTCAGCTTCTTTTGCTTCTTCAATCCATTCGTTAATTTCAGTTGTATACATTTTTCGTTGTAGTACTTCTCGCGTTCGAGGACGCGATCCAATAAAAACAGTGGTACCCTATGACAAACTTTTTGTGAATATAAAGTAACAAAGAGTATCTTTTTGATGTTTGTATAAACTTACGCCGACTACAAGGGAAGgtctcaatttttctaaaatttgaaaatcttcTATTATACATTGCAATTCATCCCATCTCAGTTCCACTTCTTCGTGGAGCATTTTTTCCTCTGTGAAaagatacatatataaaataatgatcaATTTATACTTGACTCTCCATTTACGCGGCACTCTTTTATATCGTAAATTAggacactatttacgcggtagtttttatgtACAATCTGAATTCagtaatatcgaataaaatgtaattgtaacGGATTTTCACATAAATCGAGGGTCAAGTGTATACCGatatcttataaaaatgataaatataattaccaTCACGTTTAGATGTCGATTTCTTATAATGTATTCTAAATCGGAATGCTTCTAAGAAGCTGGAGACCACAATTGTTAATACAATCATTGttaccaaataaaatatcataaaatatattcttgtatACATGCCAACAGTAAACGCGTATGCATTCATTAATATGAACCAGTTATTAATAACTGTTAATTCAAAAAGTGTCATTCCACTGGCTATTAGATTGTCAAAAGTATTTAGATAATAATATCCCAATGTAGTACTTTCATTAACAGAGTACTTGTAAAAGTCTTCAACTGTTGTATTCCTATTAACATAGATATATTAtgtaacatataatataaattcgatgtatttgttattatatttacacTCACTTGCAACAATTCCGCATATTGTAGCCAGCGAATAGTTCCATTCCGATAATAGCAAAAAAGTAGTATAAAACGAGCATGACCACAGCAGTAGAAGACATTAAAGGAGTTAAAATAACAAGTGTGCCAAACACATCTCTgtatctttttttcattttaaataatcttaaaagTCTAAGTGGTCTGAATAAAACAAAGAATGTGGCTGATGGGAAAAGACGTAAAATACAAGCAGCAATAAGTGTCATTACAGACGTGCTTAAATCAAAAAGATTCCATCCAGAGCTTAGGTACCATCTTGTACCAAGACCTAGTACTTTAATGAGTGCTTCAGCTACGAATActgcaataaaaaagaatattttaattattgtatgtTTACGTATTTGCAAGAAGTGGTTCTTTGTACGTTTATATGAACAATGCATTTCATTAAAAGTATAATGTTTCATgagtaaattttataaaagaaatttcacgGTTTATCCTTTATACAGCAAAATTtctgaaatgtaaaataacattttcttctattatacACTATTAATTAAGAGGACTGAAACATCTTTTTACTTACAAATATTAAGGTACATTAATagctaaattaaatttataatttagaaataaaaaatttgtttaagtaTTTAGAAGCAAGTTAATGGTGTATATGTGACATGTACCAGTGatcataaaaaattacataaaacttttTAAGAGAATAGAAGTCTGTAAACTGAAGAATTTATAATTCTCGTATATACaacttttgaaattataaaactttttaattttatttaaaagaaaatatttttctaatatttgggATAGTAAAGATATTTTTACTTACTTCCTCCAAAAAGGAAGGTATCCCATGATGCTGCAAATAGATGTGCACTGTAAAGAATATCACCCCCTTGTAGAATTCTTATTATCATTGCTATGCCATTTGCAACGATTGTTATGTCTGAAAGTTATACATAATTCTCACTAAATACGGGAAGGtatatgttaacacgttcgtggAAGTGAATgatatagcattcattttcattgtgatgtaaaatgatataaatttaaatattatagtattcataaaacacattattatacatttaattctatacagccttaatttaaaaaattcaaaatttaaatatcacaattaatttacaaataaatcgcCTGTCTATTTTtgcagctcattaaaatttttactattcgcgaacgtgttaattacataTCTTTTTACTTCGTGAACTTACACATCACAGTTTCAAAGTAGCTCCATCTGATAGCAGCATGAGCTCCATTGCAGAGGATTTGTAAGGGTTGAGATGCACCGTGATACCAAGGTACACTGGAATATTGTGGTTCCCACTGAAGTGTTATTgtgtcataaatatttaaaaattcttgagAACTTAATACCCCAGTTCCAGAGGCATTTAGATGgcgaaaaattaaaacaatgtcTCTTATacctataaataattttgtataaaacacAAAGTCTATTTTActtaacatattttataatatattcatgtatacttttatttggaGCGTAGTATCgcattaacccttcgaactgaCGAAATCGCATTTTATCAGGACTCTGTTTTGAGACTAATAACTTAAAGGCATGCTGGCATGCTTTTCTTTTATGcaaaaataactttttaaatttatctcTTTCGGCAGctgtaaatgtttcatttactacTGCCAACATTAAGTTCATCATCACATATAACATTGTTGACAAATAAGAGACAAAGTATATTGCATACCACTTATTTTTTGAATATGATGGCATCATTACATCTGGAAAACTAAACAGTGAAATCATtactgaaaaagaaatattttcattataaatatgcaATTATCTTCCATTGTGCTCATTTAAAGGTACTTACTTAGCAGTGGTGAGAAGAACAAAAAGACTTACAAAACTATCTTGCAGTGTACAAAAATATCTGTTCATTTCAGAAAACATATAATAACCCAATACTGTGTAAagtgtaatgaaaaataaaagcaGACCTAACATATCCAATATAGGAGGTAACGTCTGAAGTATTTGTCTTATAAATCTTCGTACACCTCCAAAGCATTTTGTATCTATTAAAAAGATAGGCCTTAAAGCACGTGTTACTCGAAAGTGTGATGACTGTCTCACTAAAACTGTCATTGCTTCTAAAAACATTATAACCAATGTAATACACtgcaacaaaaatttaatgtaatttgattGACCTAATTGTTAAtgacttattattttattattataaatttttaatgtattacacTTCTCTGATAAATGAACACATTATACAGagtaataattcattaactTCATGATCTTAATACTTTAATAAAGATAGTAAgattaataacatattttttaaattatattaatttaaattttttatatacagAATGTACCATTTGCACTTTAAtttgtatcattaaaaataatgaaaatatttttactaatcaTTAAACCGTTAATTAAGTTGTCTTATATGCAACACAGTGAAAGAAAACAAACATCTTAATTATCAGAGacttattttgttaaaaatgtaaactGAAACAGTCTGTAGTTGCTGGCTTATCTTCTTGTTACTACTCTTATATACTTTGTATCAGTGCAATGGAAAAGAACCGTATACTATATGTTACTTTCACAGACAAAGAAATTGAAGTAAATTGCTATCCAACTGTACAATGAAGTTTATTTTGCTCCTTTGTTatcaagaaatataaaacactttatgaaaaatgaagaaaaatgaaatcataTTTTTACCTTTAACATTGTTCTTTTATGCTTCAACATAGTTGCCCAGCCAATCCatcttaattttaatgttaattcaaTGCCTATAATCATTAAAGCAAAAAGTTCTATTGACCCATGTGCCCACACTGgtatctaaaataaaatacaggaaCTACAGAGATAAtataacaaaaggaaactatTGTTTCAGTGAATAACTTACTCTAAATAATGGTACAGCTGGATCTTCCACAAGAGCTAAAGCTAAAAGTATAAGTGAAGTTAACAAATCTAATCCATAGTACCAATTATTGTGAACTAGTAAATAAGCTGGTAAATCTTCAGGATGCCTTGGATGcgattcaaatttttcattgtttctaccttcctataaaaacaatttcattgaaataattattatgatataaGTGCTATAGTAAGTTctgttaataaataacaatataataagtATTGACACCTCTAAAAAAATTGCAGCCTTATGATAATTCATTTCCCAATACAAATCATGATCTGAAAGGGAATCGTGTAAAGGAAGTATAGCATTATTAGTCATGGTGTCTCTTTCTATTTCATCAGTATCAAATTGTTGTGGCAACTGATTGGTTTCGCTATTGCTTCCTGGTGAATTTATATGCTTCCCTGGGAAAGAATACGATAACATTGATCCATattctaaaatgaaaataaaaaataaaataactaagcAATAAGATTGCATATGCATAGATTCCACAAAATATGATATATTGTGGAACCAcctaattacaatataaaataacaaaagaatgtatttcataaataaaacaattaggTGTTATTGTAAAGTTCTAACAAcagtttttatattatgttaataccTATATAATTATGCATATTCAAAAGAGAAATAAGAGATAATTACTTATAAAAACTTAATACTTAAGTCAATGTATGCTATATTTAACATAAACAAATAGA includes the following:
- the Tpcn1 gene encoding two pore segment channel 1 isoform X2, with protein sequence MSSPKTSKYSDNYQRFNDDANTTFEQEISQQSCQRKHINSPGSNSETNQLPQQFDTDEIERDTMTNNAILPLHDSLSDHDLYWEMNYHKAAIFLEEGRNNEKFESHPRHPEDLPAYLLVHNNWYYGLDLLTSLILLALALVEDPAVPLFRIPVWAHGSIELFALMIIGIELTLKLRWIGWATMLKHKRTMLKCITLVIMFLEAMTVLVRQSSHFRVTRALRPIFLIDTKCFGGVRRFIRQILQTLPPILDMLGLLLFFITLYTVLGYYMFSEMNRYFCTLQDSFVSLFVLLTTANFPDVMMPSYSKNKWYAIYFVSYLSTMLYVMMNLMLAVVNETFTAAERDKFKKLFLHKRKACQHAFKLLVSKQSPDKMRFRQFEGLMRYYAPNKSIRDIVLIFRHLNASGTGVLSSQEFLNIYDTITLQWEPQYSSVPWYHGASQPLQILCNGAHAAIRWSYFETVMYITIVANGIAMIIRILQGGDILYSAHLFAASWDTFLFGGIFVAEALIKVLGLGTRWYLSSGWNLFDLSTSVMTLIAACILRLFPSATFFVLFRPLRLLRLFKMKKRYRDVFGTLVILTPLMSSTAVVMLVLYYFFAIIGMELFAGYNMRNCCKNTTVEDFYKYSVNESTTLGYYYLNTFDNLIASGMTLFELTVINNWFILMNAYAFTVGMYTRIYFMIFYLVTMIVLTIVVSSFLEAFRFRIHYKKSTSKRDEEKMLHEEVELRWDELQCIIEDFQILEKLRPSLVVGGTTVFIGSRPRTREVLQRKMYTTEINEWIEEAKEAEGLYLSNPVYNADENFREDRISESDHLRLRENSRPMQQNTSNVV
- the LOC116425244 gene encoding mevalonate kinase, encoding MIQFKVSAPGKVILYGEHAVVYGRTAIAASLGLRTIADFSELPEIEQLIKICFPKVNLFINVPLQQVQDFLLTNKNLKCTENYEEFYNKIKEFVGAIGYFHVKQKLSLEVLFYLLIYIIQNNELNIKAFQIQLNTELSISSGLGSSASFAVCIAACFLHWSHLQKNISKTFDISDLEIISKYALSSERIMHGTPSGIDNSICTYGSIIEYKKDNYIKTIGVTQIMKILLVDTRVSRSTKALVEKLAELKYMYPVIIDLIMDSIDHIAITAIKVIQKINNPANTDNETLFEGYRQLMTLINMNQGLLTTCQVSHPSLDRICAEAQNYALAAKLTGAGGGGYAYILLLPDTQPETIASISRKLIADGFPVTLTTLGGAGVQIHK
- the Tpcn1 gene encoding two pore segment channel 1 isoform X1 → MSSPKTSKYSDNYQRFNDDANTTFEQEISQQSCQKYGSMLSYSFPGKHINSPGSNSETNQLPQQFDTDEIERDTMTNNAILPLHDSLSDHDLYWEMNYHKAAIFLEEGRNNEKFESHPRHPEDLPAYLLVHNNWYYGLDLLTSLILLALALVEDPAVPLFRIPVWAHGSIELFALMIIGIELTLKLRWIGWATMLKHKRTMLKCITLVIMFLEAMTVLVRQSSHFRVTRALRPIFLIDTKCFGGVRRFIRQILQTLPPILDMLGLLLFFITLYTVLGYYMFSEMNRYFCTLQDSFVSLFVLLTTANFPDVMMPSYSKNKWYAIYFVSYLSTMLYVMMNLMLAVVNETFTAAERDKFKKLFLHKRKACQHAFKLLVSKQSPDKMRFRQFEGLMRYYAPNKSIRDIVLIFRHLNASGTGVLSSQEFLNIYDTITLQWEPQYSSVPWYHGASQPLQILCNGAHAAIRWSYFETVMYITIVANGIAMIIRILQGGDILYSAHLFAASWDTFLFGGIFVAEALIKVLGLGTRWYLSSGWNLFDLSTSVMTLIAACILRLFPSATFFVLFRPLRLLRLFKMKKRYRDVFGTLVILTPLMSSTAVVMLVLYYFFAIIGMELFAGYNMRNCCKNTTVEDFYKYSVNESTTLGYYYLNTFDNLIASGMTLFELTVINNWFILMNAYAFTVGMYTRIYFMIFYLVTMIVLTIVVSSFLEAFRFRIHYKKSTSKRDEEKMLHEEVELRWDELQCIIEDFQILEKLRPSLVVGGTTVFIGSRPRTREVLQRKMYTTEINEWIEEAKEAEGLYLSNPVYNADENFREDRISESDHLRLRENSRPMQQNTSNVV
- the LOC116425245 gene encoding bolA-like protein 2; this encodes MPYSESYIKNKLIEGLNASHVEVIDQSDGCGAKFSVVVVSDAFEGKPLLQRHRLVNALLEEELKTIHAFSQKTLTPEQWEKQKS
- the LOC116425243 gene encoding dolichyl pyrophosphate Man9GlcNAc2 alpha-1,3-glucosyltransferase; translation: MQGNKQIMLISLFALLLRWCVTYHSYSGEGKPPLFGDYEAQRHWQEITFNLPVENWYINTTDNDLQYWGLDYPPLTAYHSFILGYVADKINFSYISLYESRGFSSESHKYFMRLSVLLADILVYLPAIIYFACTNQISNAETKETNIFGFDRKDIVILIMLIYPGLILIDHGHFQYNCISLGLFIGAVATMLRNSFIFGSFLFVAALNYKQMELYHALPIFLYILGKHLSLRKEFSLSNIGMLLCISFIVIFTFIIMWLPYIKNLETFASVMIRLFPVARGIFEDKVANVWCAINILYKLRNTFTNIQLAKICLVITTVAILPSCINIYLHPEKEKFIISLINCALSFFLFSFQVHEKSILLVAIPVLLHFQNDPFPCFWFLIISHFSMLPLFMKDNLYSAYWITLIFFILITLWVYPDILNYNKLLANKTPKPNVQKRIKTKLLRNNKSKSVFTRMKKDVIYYYKNNFIIVLKYDLLLNMLFYSSIIGIIMLSIVSGFLEPPKKYPDLFPLLVSVYSCGHFIVFYVYFNYKQLCV